The nucleotide sequence TTGAACAGCCAGAACAGACCCACAAGGTGGAGCAGGTCTTTTGACAATACCGACTACGACCAAACTAAAGTAGGCTGGATCTATTCTATCGAACAGACCAAAGTTGATAAGAACACTTACGACACTACTTTAAAGGGATATGGAAATTCAGGTCACACCTTTGGCGACCATTTGACAGATTCTGAGAGATCCGCATTAATAGAATATCTAAAAACACTGTAACTCAACACTTTACAAGTATTGAATTAATTTAAAAAAACAAGCTAATATATACCCCGTAAAGAAAATTTACTTGGCACTTGCAGTGGTATTTACCACAATCAAATAGACTTAAGGAATTTTTATTCTTCTGGTGGCCTACCGTGAATATCTTCGTAAATAGTATCGAAGTTTTGACGCAAATGTGTACTTAATTTTTTATGATAGTCATCCGTTAACCACTTCAGGAAGTTATAGGTACTTTTGCTAATGCATTTGGCATAACGCTGAATTCTGTCATCAATATCCGGACCCAACATTTTTGAGAGTGCCAGGGCATCATATACATCCTCACTGTTTTCCACACATATTCTGGCATGTTGGGCTATAGAACGCTCCAATACCACCTTGGATGTTTCCCCATTTTTAATGGAATCCACATAAGTTTCCTTGATGTCGAAATACACCTCCTCGGAATTGGCAAATTCTGCCCGCAATTCTTCTGGCATCTCCCATTTAAAATTGCTCTCCAGCTCTTCATCACTCAAAAGCCTATCAGCATAAAAATTTGGTGATTTAAAAATGGTCTGCCAGTCCAAATCTGCCCCCCAGGGACCAAAGCGATGGAAATTGTTTCCTAGGTCAATTACTGAAAAGGTAGATTTATTGTTCAAAATCCTGGAACCACGACCTATCATCTGATAATACAAGGTCAAGGATTTAGTTGCACGGTTCAATATTATGGTATCTATGGTAGGTTCATCAAATCCGGTGGTCAAAATACTTACGGACGTCAAAATAGCATTAGGCGTCATGTTAAACCATTTTAAGATGGTCTTACGCTGCTTCTTGGTAGCAGTATTGTCCAAATGAGCTATTGGATAGCCGGCAGCCCTAAAAGTCTCATAAACGTGTAGGGAAGTGTTAATACCGTTATTGAAAATCAAGGTCTTCTTACCTTTGGAGTGTTTTTCATAAGCCTCCAAAAGCTTACTGAGCATCTGGCTATTATTATAAAGATCCTCAGACGATTTTACTGTATAATCCCCATTGGACCCTACTTCCAAAGAAGTTAGTCCCATATTGTAGGAATAGAATTCCGCCCGTGCCAAAAACTCATTCTCAATAAGGGATTCTATTG is from Arenibacter algicola and encodes:
- a CDS encoding DEAD/DEAH box helicase, whose translation is MSETLIANAIVERKTDKELYSYQKGAIDQIFDKFETAPDDYHLLYQLPTGGGKTVIFSEIVRQYLKHHNKKVLIMTHRIELCKQTSTMLTSFGVTNKVVDSKANLDDQEEYSCFVAMVETLNNRLQDDKLDISDVGLVIIDEAHYNSFTKLFKFFEKSFVLGVTATPLSSNKDLPMKDNYDELIVGETIESLIENEFLARAEFYSYNMGLTSLEVGSNGDYTVKSSEDLYNNSQMLSKLLEAYEKHSKGKKTLIFNNGINTSLHVYETFRAAGYPIAHLDNTATKKQRKTILKWFNMTPNAILTSVSILTTGFDEPTIDTIILNRATKSLTLYYQMIGRGSRILNNKSTFSVIDLGNNFHRFGPWGADLDWQTIFKSPNFYADRLLSDEELESNFKWEMPEELRAEFANSEEVYFDIKETYVDSIKNGETSKVVLERSIAQHARICVENSEDVYDALALSKMLGPDIDDRIQRYAKCISKSTYNFLKWLTDDYHKKLSTHLRQNFDTIYEDIHGRPPEE